From the genome of Flavobacterium luteolum, one region includes:
- a CDS encoding LytTR family DNA-binding domain-containing protein, translated as MKQLNISIKHNLLVGLLIGLWLFVFAFIIKPFDDGTINFRAWFLISFGFSVMAFLCYGLLAFIQKSFYERIGKWNIGLEITVIFLFHLLYLIGVFTFYKSPILNGGYSFLEFFSTIFIKVALIVTPVIILARRYLIKLIPITDDVLLFKGENRLDVLKIKKTDLVCISNAQNYVEIFFLENDKLHSKLIRSSLKKVQDDFDFLVQIHRSHLINPSHFKSWRNPTTIILTQIELPVSRNYKDVLLAL; from the coding sequence GTGAAACAGCTGAACATTTCTATAAAACATAATCTTCTAGTCGGTTTACTGATTGGGTTATGGCTTTTTGTTTTTGCTTTCATCATAAAGCCATTTGATGATGGAACTATAAATTTCAGAGCGTGGTTTTTAATTAGTTTTGGTTTTAGTGTTATGGCATTTTTGTGTTATGGTCTTTTAGCTTTTATCCAAAAAAGCTTTTATGAAAGAATAGGAAAATGGAATATCGGTTTAGAAATAACAGTCATTTTTCTGTTTCATTTGCTCTACTTAATTGGTGTTTTTACTTTTTATAAAAGCCCAATTTTAAATGGCGGATATAGTTTTTTAGAATTCTTTTCGACAATATTTATAAAAGTCGCTCTAATTGTAACTCCTGTGATTATTCTCGCAAGAAGATATTTAATCAAACTAATTCCGATAACGGACGATGTTTTGCTATTTAAAGGAGAAAACAGATTAGATGTTTTAAAAATTAAAAAAACCGATTTAGTTTGTATTTCGAATGCACAGAATTATGTGGAAATTTTTTTTCTCGAAAATGATAAACTTCATTCAAAACTTATTCGATCTTCGCTCAAAAAAGTTCAGGACGATTTCGATTTTTTAGTGCAAATTCATCGTTCGCATTTAATAAATCCGTCGCACTTTAAATCCTGGAGAAATCCGACCACAATTATTTTGACGCAAATAGAACTTCCAGTTTCCAGAAATTATAAAGATGTTTTGTTGGCATTGTAA
- a CDS encoding GNAT family N-acetyltransferase, with protein MIIQKANITDDEILTTITKKSKAYWGYSAEQIQKWDKNLTISQDYIKDNNVFKLVDNGFIVGYYSYVFKDEKVIELDNLFILPEHIGKGFGKYLILDFLNRIKEEKIERIILDSEPNAEEFYSKMGFIKIGEFETSIKNRFMPIMEMKL; from the coding sequence ATGATAATTCAAAAAGCCAACATAACCGACGACGAAATCCTCACAACAATAACCAAAAAGTCAAAAGCTTATTGGGGGTATTCTGCAGAACAAATTCAAAAATGGGATAAAAATTTAACCATTTCTCAAGATTATATTAAAGATAATAACGTTTTCAAATTGGTAGACAATGGTTTTATTGTAGGATATTATTCTTATGTTTTCAAAGATGAAAAAGTAATTGAACTCGATAATTTATTTATCTTGCCTGAACATATTGGAAAAGGATTTGGAAAATATTTAATTCTCGATTTTTTAAACCGAATAAAAGAAGAGAAAATAGAAAGAATAATTCTCGATTCAGAACCCAACGCCGAGGAATTTTATTCAAAAATGGGATTTATAAAAATTGGTGAATTCGAAACGTCAATAAAAAATCGGTTTATGCCTATTATGGAAATGAAACTTTAA
- a CDS encoding GNAT family N-acetyltransferase, whose translation MKLKIKTRKIQNQDLDFVYKAICELENEVLDFEVFEMIFNENISNPKNLYLIAENESEGLGFISFHTQNLLHHCGLVGEIQEFFIHQKYRGQGVGRVLINEILNFAEKNNLKSIEVTTNKKRVENVAIYENLGFTLSHNKFTIYK comes from the coding sequence ATGAAACTAAAAATTAAAACAAGAAAAATACAAAATCAAGACCTAGACTTCGTCTACAAAGCAATCTGCGAACTCGAAAATGAAGTCTTAGATTTTGAAGTTTTCGAAATGATATTCAATGAAAATATTTCAAACCCAAAAAATCTTTATCTAATTGCCGAAAACGAAAGTGAAGGTTTAGGTTTTATTAGCTTTCACACCCAAAATTTGCTTCATCATTGCGGTTTAGTTGGCGAAATTCAGGAGTTTTTTATTCATCAAAAATACCGTGGTCAAGGCGTTGGAAGAGTATTAATAAATGAGATTTTGAATTTTGCTGAGAAAAATAATTTGAAAAGTATCGAAGTGACGACGAATAAAAAGCGAGTAGAAAATGTCGCAATTTATGAGAATTTAGGTTTTACTTTGAGTCATAATAAGTTTACGATTTATAAGTAA
- a CDS encoding helix-turn-helix domain-containing protein: MSTAIKPKHIGRNISRIRELRDMKQEALAIALGVSQQSISNLEGSENVDDEKLSRVAEALGVPAEVIKNFSEEAVFNIIGNTAENSSSVVSFGCTFNPLDKLLETFEENKKLYQQLIQAEKEKVALLEKLLDKK; this comes from the coding sequence ATGAGCACAGCAATAAAACCAAAACATATCGGCAGAAACATTAGCCGAATTAGAGAACTGAGAGATATGAAGCAGGAAGCACTTGCTATTGCGCTTGGTGTTAGTCAGCAATCTATTTCTAATCTTGAAGGAAGTGAAAACGTTGATGACGAAAAACTAAGCAGAGTTGCAGAAGCTTTGGGAGTACCAGCAGAAGTAATTAAGAATTTCTCCGAAGAAGCTGTTTTTAATATTATCGGAAACACCGCAGAAAATAGTTCTTCAGTTGTTAGTTTCGGATGTACTTTTAATCCGTTGGACAAACTTCTTGAAACTTTTGAAGAAAATAAAAAGCTTTACCAGCAGTTAATTCAAGCTGAAAAAGAGAAAGTCGCTCTTTTGGAAAAGTTACTTGATAAGAAATAG
- a CDS encoding aminopeptidase P family protein: protein MKYHQINSALFVKNRRKFMAEMKPNSVAVFNSNDIYPVSADSTLPFAQHRDIFYLSGVDQEESVLLLFPDAPYEHQREMLFLRETNEHIAVWEGEKLTKERAFQVSGIRTVYWLQDFHKVLNEMMTYADTMYINTNEHYRATVETETREARFVKWWKERYPAHNVAKSNPILQRLRSIKESEEIDLIQHACDITEKGFRRLLGFVKPNVTEYEIEAELAHEFIRNRSKGFAYTPIIASGNNANVLHYIENNQQCKEGDLILLDVAAEYANYSSDMSRTIPVSGRFTDRQKAVYNAVLKVKTEATKMLTPGTLWKQYHVEVGKIMTSELLGLGLLDKADVQNENPEWPAYKKYFMHGTSHHMGLDTHDYGLLHEPMKANMVFTVEPGIYIPAEKFGIRLEDNVVVQEKGEPFNLMRNIPLEADEIETLMNE from the coding sequence ATGAAATATCATCAAATAAACAGCGCTCTTTTTGTAAAAAACCGCAGAAAGTTCATGGCTGAAATGAAACCTAACTCTGTTGCAGTATTCAACTCAAATGACATTTACCCAGTTAGTGCCGACAGTACTTTGCCGTTTGCACAACACCGTGATATTTTTTACCTGAGCGGTGTAGATCAGGAAGAAAGTGTTTTGCTTTTGTTTCCAGATGCGCCTTATGAGCACCAAAGAGAAATGCTTTTCTTGAGAGAAACCAACGAACATATTGCAGTTTGGGAAGGTGAAAAATTGACTAAAGAACGTGCATTTCAGGTTTCTGGAATTAGAACCGTTTATTGGTTACAGGATTTTCATAAAGTTTTGAACGAAATGATGACGTATGCCGATACGATGTACATTAACACCAACGAACATTACCGTGCAACTGTTGAGACAGAAACTCGCGAAGCTCGTTTTGTAAAATGGTGGAAAGAGCGTTACCCAGCGCATAATGTTGCAAAAAGTAACCCAATTTTACAAAGATTGCGTTCTATAAAAGAAAGCGAAGAAATCGATTTGATTCAGCATGCTTGTGATATTACAGAAAAAGGTTTCCGCAGATTATTAGGATTCGTGAAACCAAATGTTACGGAATATGAAATTGAAGCTGAATTGGCTCATGAATTCATACGTAACCGTTCTAAAGGTTTTGCTTATACACCAATTATTGCTTCTGGAAACAATGCAAATGTTTTACATTATATTGAAAACAACCAGCAATGTAAAGAAGGTGATTTGATTTTGCTTGATGTTGCGGCAGAATATGCTAATTATTCTAGCGATATGTCTAGAACAATTCCAGTTTCTGGGCGTTTTACAGATCGTCAGAAAGCAGTTTACAACGCTGTTTTGAAAGTAAAAACCGAGGCAACAAAAATGCTTACGCCAGGAACACTTTGGAAACAATATCATGTTGAAGTTGGTAAAATTATGACTTCAGAATTATTAGGTTTAGGTTTATTGGATAAAGCCGATGTTCAGAACGAAAATCCAGAATGGCCTGCTTACAAAAAATATTTCATGCACGGAACTTCTCACCACATGGGACTTGACACGCACGATTACGGATTGCTTCACGAACCAATGAAAGCAAATATGGTTTTCACAGTTGAGCCAGGAATCTACATTCCAGCAGAAAAATTCGGAATTCGTTTAGAAGATAATGTTGTGGTTCAGGAAAAAGGAGAGCCTTTTAACTTAATGAGAAATATTCCTCTTGAAGCAGACGAAATAGAAACGTTGATGAATGAATAA
- a CDS encoding alpha/beta fold hydrolase, with protein sequence MKKIFLFGLLLIATNIFAQTEGFAVNTDGSKTYYKTFGKGEPLLIINGGPGMNSNGFEDMAKVLGQSQQTIIYDQRGTGKSKLSKLDTTTISMRLMADDIESLRKHLKIKKWNILGHSFGGMLGSYYATIYPNNINKLVLSSSGGVDLSLLKGPNLIESNLSQIEKDSMNYWNDKIEKGDTSHKARLGRGRAMAPAYVYDQKFIPIIAERLTQGNSTINGLLWSDMQKMNFDCKAKLKDFKNPVLIIQGKEDIISNEIGELAKQTFPNSKLILLEHSKHYGWLDAREKYFSDINSFLKS encoded by the coding sequence ATGAAAAAGATTTTTCTTTTTGGTTTATTATTAATTGCAACAAATATTTTTGCTCAAACTGAAGGTTTTGCCGTAAATACTGATGGAAGTAAAACCTATTACAAAACATTCGGAAAAGGCGAACCGCTTTTAATTATAAACGGCGGACCTGGAATGAACAGTAATGGTTTTGAAGATATGGCGAAAGTTCTGGGTCAAAGCCAGCAAACGATTATTTACGACCAAAGAGGAACCGGAAAATCGAAACTTTCAAAATTAGACACTACGACTATTTCGATGCGTTTAATGGCAGATGATATCGAATCGTTGAGAAAACATCTTAAAATTAAAAAATGGAATATTCTCGGGCATTCTTTTGGTGGAATGTTAGGTTCTTATTACGCGACAATTTATCCGAATAACATCAATAAACTGGTTTTATCGTCATCTGGCGGTGTTGATTTATCTTTATTGAAAGGCCCAAATTTGATTGAATCGAATCTTTCTCAAATCGAAAAAGATTCTATGAATTATTGGAACGACAAAATAGAAAAAGGCGATACGTCTCACAAAGCTAGACTTGGACGTGGTCGCGCAATGGCTCCGGCTTATGTTTACGATCAGAAATTTATTCCGATTATTGCTGAAAGATTGACACAGGGAAATTCGACAATTAATGGTTTGTTATGGTCGGATATGCAGAAAATGAATTTTGACTGTAAAGCTAAACTGAAAGATTTCAAAAATCCCGTTTTAATCATTCAAGGAAAAGAGGATATTATCAGTAATGAAATTGGAGAATTGGCAAAGCAGACTTTTCCTAATTCAAAATTGATTTTATTAGAACATTCTAAACATTATGGATGGCTTGATGCCAGAGAAAAGTATTTCTCGGATATTAATTCCTTTTTAAAATCATAA